One part of the Homo sapiens chromosome 19, GRCh38.p14 Primary Assembly genome encodes these proteins:
- the PIH1D1 gene encoding PIH1 domain-containing protein 1 has translation MANPKLLGMGLSEAEAIGADSARFEELLLQASKELQQAQTTRPESTQIQPQPGFCIKTNSSEGKVFINICHSPSIPPPADVTEEELLQMLEEDQAGFRIPMSLGEPHAELDAKGQGCTAYDVAVNSDFYRRMQNSDFLRELVITIAREGLEDKYNLQLNPEWRMMKNRPFMGSISQQNIRSEQRPRIQELGDLYTPAPGRAESGPEKPHLNLWLEAPDLLLAEVDLPKLDGALGLSLEIGENRLVMGGPQQLYHLDAYIPLQINSHESKAAFHRKRKQLMVAMPLLPVPS, from the exons ATGGCGAACCCGAAGCTGCTGGGAATGGGGCTAAGCGAGGCGGAGGCGATCGGTGCTGATTCGGCGCGATTTGAGGAGCTGCTGCTGCAG GCCTCGAAGGAGCTCCAGCAAGCCCAGACAACCAGACCAGAATCGACACAaatccagcctcagcctg GTTTCTGCATAAAGACCAACTCCTCGGAAGGGAAGGTTTTCATCAACATCTGCCACTCCCCCTCTATCCCTCCTCCCGCCGACGTGACCGAGGAGGAGCTGCTTCAGATGCTAGAGGAGGACCAAGCTGGGTTTCGCATCCCCATGAGTCTGGGAGAGCCTCATGCAGAACTGGATGCAA AAGGCCAGGGATGTACCGCCTACGACGTAGCTGTCAACAGCGACTTCTACCGGAGGATGCAG AACAGCGATTTCTTGCGGGAGCTCGTGATCACCATCGCCAGGGAGGGCCTTGAGGACAAATACAACTTGCAGCTGAATCCGG AATGGCGCATGATGAAGAACCGGCCATTCATGGGCTCCATCTCGCAGCAGAACATCCGCTCGGAGCAGCGTCCTCGGATCCAGGAGCTGGGGGACCTGTACACGCCCGCCCCCGGGAGAGCTGAGTCAGG GCCTGAAAAGCCTCACCTGAACCTGTGGCTGGAAGCCCCCGACCTCCTCTTGGCCGAAGTTGACCTCCCCAAACTG GATGGAGCCCTGGGGCTGTCGCTGGAGATCGGGGAGAACCGCCTGGTGATGGGGGGCCCCCAGCAGCTGTATCATCTAGACGCTTATATCCCGCTGCAGATCAACTCTCATGAGAGCAAGGCAGCCTTCCACCGGAAGAGAAAG CAATTAATGGTGGCCATGCCGCTTCTGCCGGTGCCTTCTTGA
- the PIH1D1 gene encoding PIH1 domain-containing protein 1 isoform X3, translating to MQNWMQNSDFLRELVITIAREGLEDKYNLQLNPEWRMMKNRPFMGSISQQNIRSEQRPRIQELGDLYTPAPGRAESGPEKPHLNLWLEAPDLLLAEVDLPKLDGALGLSLEIGENRLVMGGPQQLYHLDAYIPLQINSHESKAAFHRKRKQLMVAMPLLPVPS from the exons ATGCAGAACTGGATGCAA AACAGCGATTTCTTGCGGGAGCTCGTGATCACCATCGCCAGGGAGGGCCTTGAGGACAAATACAACTTGCAGCTGAATCCGG AATGGCGCATGATGAAGAACCGGCCATTCATGGGCTCCATCTCGCAGCAGAACATCCGCTCGGAGCAGCGTCCTCGGATCCAGGAGCTGGGGGACCTGTACACGCCCGCCCCCGGGAGAGCTGAGTCAGG GCCTGAAAAGCCTCACCTGAACCTGTGGCTGGAAGCCCCCGACCTCCTCTTGGCCGAAGTTGACCTCCCCAAACTG GATGGAGCCCTGGGGCTGTCGCTGGAGATCGGGGAGAACCGCCTGGTGATGGGGGGCCCCCAGCAGCTGTATCATCTAGACGCTTATATCCCGCTGCAGATCAACTCTCATGAGAGCAAGGCAGCCTTCCACCGGAAGAGAAAG CAATTAATGGTGGCCATGCCGCTTCTGCCGGTGCCTTCTTGA
- the PIH1D1 gene encoding PIH1 domain-containing protein 1 isoform X1 codes for MANPKLLGMGLSEAEAIGADSARFEELLLQASKELQQAQTTRPESTQIQPQPGFCIKTNSSEGKVFINICHSPSIPPPADVTEEELLQMLEEDQAGFRIPMSLGEPHAELDAKGQGCTAYDVAVNSDFYRRMQNSDFLRELVITIAREGLEDKYNLQLNPEWRMMKNRPFMGSISQQNIRSEQRPRIQELGDLYTPAPGRAESGPEKPHLNLWLEAPDLLLAEVDLPKLTLQI; via the exons ATGGCGAACCCGAAGCTGCTGGGAATGGGGCTAAGCGAGGCGGAGGCGATCGGTGCTGATTCGGCGCGATTTGAGGAGCTGCTGCTGCAG GCCTCGAAGGAGCTCCAGCAAGCCCAGACAACCAGACCAGAATCGACACAaatccagcctcagcctg GTTTCTGCATAAAGACCAACTCCTCGGAAGGGAAGGTTTTCATCAACATCTGCCACTCCCCCTCTATCCCTCCTCCCGCCGACGTGACCGAGGAGGAGCTGCTTCAGATGCTAGAGGAGGACCAAGCTGGGTTTCGCATCCCCATGAGTCTGGGAGAGCCTCATGCAGAACTGGATGCAA AAGGCCAGGGATGTACCGCCTACGACGTAGCTGTCAACAGCGACTTCTACCGGAGGATGCAG AACAGCGATTTCTTGCGGGAGCTCGTGATCACCATCGCCAGGGAGGGCCTTGAGGACAAATACAACTTGCAGCTGAATCCGG AATGGCGCATGATGAAGAACCGGCCATTCATGGGCTCCATCTCGCAGCAGAACATCCGCTCGGAGCAGCGTCCTCGGATCCAGGAGCTGGGGGACCTGTACACGCCCGCCCCCGGGAGAGCTGAGTCAGG GCCTGAAAAGCCTCACCTGAACCTGTGGCTGGAAGCCCCCGACCTCCTCTTGGCCGAAGTTGACCTCCCCAAACTG ACCCTTCAAATATAG
- the PIH1D1 gene encoding PIH1 domain-containing protein 1 isoform X2, translating into MANPKLLGMGLSEAEAIGADSARFEELLLQLSCIRIAPFEEQMRGLMAQTPSLEVVFLYTGLEGAPASPDNQTRIDTNPASAWFLHKDQLLGREGFHQHLPLPLYPSSRRRDRGGAASDARGGPSWVSHPHESGRASCRTGCKRPGMYRLRRSCQQRLLPEDAEQRFLAGARDHHRQGGP; encoded by the exons ATGGCGAACCCGAAGCTGCTGGGAATGGGGCTAAGCGAGGCGGAGGCGATCGGTGCTGATTCGGCGCGATTTGAGGAGCTGCTGCTGCAG CTCTCATGCATAAGAATTGCTCCATTTGAGGAACAAATGAGGGGTCTGATGGCACAGACTCCGAGCCTGGAGGTAGTTTTCCTTTATACAGGCCTCGAAGGAGCTCCAGCAAGCCCAGACAACCAGACCAGAATCGACACAaatccagcctcagcctg GTTTCTGCATAAAGACCAACTCCTCGGAAGGGAAGGTTTTCATCAACATCTGCCACTCCCCCTCTATCCCTCCTCCCGCCGACGTGACCGAGGAGGAGCTGCTTCAGATGCTAGAGGAGGACCAAGCTGGGTTTCGCATCCCCATGAGTCTGGGAGAGCCTCATGCAGAACTGGATGCAA AAGGCCAGGGATGTACCGCCTACGACGTAGCTGTCAACAGCGACTTCTACCGGAGGATGCAG AACAGCGATTTCTTGCGGGAGCTCGTGATCACCATCGCCAGGGAGGGCCTTGA